A single Mustelus asterias chromosome 4, sMusAst1.hap1.1, whole genome shotgun sequence DNA region contains:
- the kiaa0513 gene encoding uncharacterized protein KIAA0513 homolog isoform X3 produces the protein MRSGGVRNWLKVFRASTLNGIIVLEKTQLSEQYFPAVQRFVVLELGMTLLPIASQTEASNLIIQLVHEASREQGRNPFQHRTRSRLSDARVLATVQQIPGVGEVKAMSLLRQFPSIQQLSTATPQELETVTGQALAQQITQFFSATN, from the exons GCGAGCACTTTAAATGGAATAATTGTCTTGGAAAAGACCCAGTTGAGTGAGCAGTatttccctgcagtgcagaggtttGTGGTATTGGAACTAGGAATGACACTGCTGCCTATAGCCAGCCAGACCGAGGCCTCAAATCTCATCATCCAGCTG GTTCATGAGGCGAGTAGGGAGCAGGGCCGCAATCCATTCCAGCACCGGACACGCTCCCGTTTGTCTGATGCCAGAGTCCTGGCCACGGTCCAGCAAATCCCTGGAGTTGGGGAAGTTAAAGCCATGAGTCTCCTGAGGCAGTTCCCCAGTATCCAGCAGCTCAGCACTGCCACTCCACAGGAGCTGGAAACAGTAACAGGGCAGGCTCTGGCCCAGCAAATCACTCAGTTCTTCTCCGCTACAAACTGA